Proteins co-encoded in one Symmachiella macrocystis genomic window:
- a CDS encoding DUF5684 domain-containing protein encodes MADFGQALLAQSEGSSGGLLGLVPVFVMLAIGVAVIAGFWKAFEKAGEPGWAVLVPIYNAIVFLKIAGKPAWWFILLLIPLVGMVVAIIAAIDFAKAYGKGTGYGVGIAFLGAIFVPMLGFGDARFQGAAA; translated from the coding sequence ATGGCTGATTTCGGACAAGCATTGTTGGCACAAAGCGAAGGTAGCAGCGGCGGTTTGTTGGGGCTGGTTCCCGTATTCGTGATGTTGGCGATCGGTGTCGCAGTGATTGCCGGATTTTGGAAGGCCTTTGAAAAGGCGGGGGAACCGGGTTGGGCGGTGCTGGTCCCGATTTACAATGCGATCGTATTTTTGAAAATTGCCGGCAAACCGGCGTGGTGGTTCATTCTGTTGCTGATTCCGTTGGTCGGCATGGTCGTAGCGATTATCGCCGCAATCGATTTTGCGAAAGCGTATGGCAAGGGGACCGGATACGGGGTAGGCATCGCCTTTTTGGGTGCGATCTTCGTCCCGATGCTGGGCTTCGGCGACGCCCGCTTCCAAGGCGCGGCCGCCTAA